One Mycobacterium marseillense DNA window includes the following coding sequences:
- a CDS encoding 3-isopropylmalate dehydrogenase: protein MRLAVIEGDGIGPEVVSEAIKVLDAVLPGVEKTHYDLGARRYHATGELLPDSAVEELRAHDAILLGAIGDPSVPSGVLERGLLLRLRFELDHHINLRPGRLYPGVNSPLAGNPEIDFVVVREGTEGPYTGTGGAIRVGTPNEVATEVSQNTAFGVRRVVADAFERAQRRRKHLTLVHKTNVLTFAGKLWSRIVAEVGKDYPDVEVAYQHIDAATIFMVTDPGRFDVIVTDNLFGDIITDLSAAVCGGIGLAASGNIDGTRTNPSMFEPVHGSAPDIAGQGIADPTAAIMSVALLLAHLGEDAAAKRVDRAVEQYLATRGNERRATTEVGERIAAGL from the coding sequence ATGAGACTCGCGGTGATCGAGGGCGACGGCATCGGGCCGGAGGTCGTCTCCGAGGCCATCAAGGTCCTGGATGCGGTGCTACCCGGGGTGGAGAAGACCCACTACGACCTGGGTGCGCGCCGCTACCACGCCACCGGTGAGTTGTTGCCGGACTCGGCGGTCGAGGAGCTGCGCGCGCACGACGCCATCCTGCTCGGCGCCATCGGTGACCCGTCGGTGCCCAGCGGCGTGCTGGAGCGAGGTTTGTTGCTGCGCTTGCGTTTCGAGCTGGATCATCACATCAACTTGCGGCCCGGCCGGCTGTACCCGGGAGTGAACAGCCCGCTGGCCGGCAACCCCGAGATCGACTTCGTGGTGGTGCGTGAGGGAACGGAAGGTCCCTACACCGGAACCGGCGGCGCCATCCGCGTCGGTACGCCCAACGAGGTCGCCACCGAGGTCAGCCAGAACACGGCCTTCGGTGTGCGCCGCGTGGTGGCCGACGCGTTCGAGCGGGCGCAGCGGCGCCGAAAGCACTTGACACTGGTGCACAAAACCAACGTGCTGACCTTCGCCGGCAAGCTGTGGTCGCGCATCGTGGCCGAGGTCGGCAAGGACTATCCCGACGTCGAGGTGGCGTACCAACACATCGACGCCGCGACCATCTTCATGGTCACCGACCCCGGTCGCTTCGACGTGATCGTCACCGACAACCTGTTCGGCGACATCATCACCGACCTGTCGGCGGCGGTGTGTGGCGGAATTGGCTTGGCCGCCAGCGGAAACATCGACGGGACCCGGACCAATCCCTCGATGTTCGAGCCCGTCCACGGCAGCGCGCCGGACATCGCCGGTCAAGGCATCGCCGATCCGACCGCGGCCATCATGTCGGTGGCGCTGCTGCTCGCCCATCTCGGCGAGGACGCCGCCGCCAAGCGGGTGGACCGCGCCGTCGAGCAGTACCTGGCAACGCGGGGGAACGAACGGCGCGCCACCACCGAAGTCGGCGAACGGATCGCTGCCGGGCTCTAG
- a CDS encoding acetolactate synthase large subunit yields the protein MSVPTRRPAPDTPGAADIATDAVKPAAKSANGKPKRIGPEQLTGAQSVIRSLEELDVDVIFGIPGGAVLPVYDPLFDSQKLRHVLVRHEQGAGHAASGYAHATGKVGVCMATSGPGATNLVTALADAQMDSIPVVAVTGQVGRTLIGTDAFQEADISGITMPITKHNFLVRSGNEIPQVLAEAFHIASSGRPGAVLVDIPKDVLQGQCTFSWPPRIDLPGYKPTVKPHNRQIREAAKLIAAARKPVLYVGGGVIRGDATEQLRELAELTGIPVVTTLMARGAFPDSHRQHMGMPGMHGTVAAVAALQRSDLLIALGTRFDDRVTGKLDTFAPEAKVIHADIDPAEIGKNRHADVPIVGDVKAVVGELVEQLRHDGVPGKIDMTEWWTYLDGVRSTYPLSYGPQSDGSLGPEYVIEKLGQIAGPDAVYVAGVGQHQMWAAQFISYEKPRTWLNSGGLGTMGFAIPAAMGAKMARPDAEVWAIDGDGCFQMTNQELATCAIEGVPIKVALINNGNLGMVRQWQTLFYEERYSQTDLATHSHRIPDFVKLAEALGCVGLRCEREEDVADVIAQARAINDRPVVIDFIVGADAQVWPMVAAGTSNDEIQAARGIRPLFDDESEGHA from the coding sequence GTGAGCGTTCCCACCAGGCGGCCCGCCCCCGACACACCGGGCGCCGCCGACATCGCCACCGACGCGGTGAAGCCGGCCGCGAAGTCTGCGAACGGCAAGCCGAAACGCATTGGGCCCGAGCAACTTACCGGCGCGCAGTCGGTGATCCGGTCGCTGGAGGAACTCGACGTCGACGTCATCTTCGGCATCCCCGGCGGCGCGGTGCTGCCGGTCTATGACCCGCTGTTCGACTCGCAGAAGCTGCGCCACGTGCTGGTCCGCCACGAACAGGGCGCCGGCCACGCCGCCAGCGGCTACGCGCACGCCACCGGCAAGGTCGGCGTCTGCATGGCGACGTCGGGCCCCGGCGCCACCAACCTGGTCACCGCGCTGGCCGACGCCCAGATGGACTCGATCCCCGTCGTCGCCGTCACCGGCCAGGTCGGGCGCACGCTGATCGGCACCGACGCCTTCCAGGAAGCCGACATCTCGGGCATCACGATGCCGATCACGAAGCACAACTTCCTGGTCCGCTCCGGCAACGAGATCCCCCAGGTGCTCGCCGAGGCCTTCCACATCGCCTCCTCGGGGCGGCCCGGCGCGGTGCTCGTCGACATCCCCAAGGACGTGCTGCAGGGTCAGTGCACGTTCAGCTGGCCCCCGCGCATCGATCTGCCCGGCTACAAGCCGACCGTCAAACCGCACAACCGGCAGATCCGGGAGGCCGCCAAGCTGATCGCGGCGGCCCGCAAACCGGTGCTGTACGTGGGCGGGGGCGTGATCCGGGGAGACGCGACCGAGCAGCTGCGCGAGCTGGCCGAGCTGACCGGCATCCCCGTGGTGACCACCCTGATGGCGCGCGGCGCGTTCCCGGACAGCCATCGTCAGCACATGGGCATGCCCGGCATGCACGGCACCGTCGCCGCGGTGGCGGCCCTGCAGCGCAGCGACCTGCTGATCGCCTTGGGCACCCGCTTCGATGACCGGGTGACCGGCAAGCTGGACACCTTCGCGCCCGAAGCCAAGGTCATCCACGCCGATATCGACCCGGCCGAGATCGGCAAGAACCGCCATGCCGACGTGCCGATCGTCGGCGACGTCAAGGCCGTCGTGGGCGAGCTGGTCGAGCAGCTCCGCCACGACGGGGTGCCCGGCAAGATCGACATGACCGAGTGGTGGACCTACCTCGACGGGGTCCGGTCCACCTATCCACTGAGCTACGGGCCGCAGAGCGACGGCAGCCTGGGCCCCGAATACGTCATCGAGAAGCTGGGCCAGATCGCCGGCCCCGACGCGGTGTACGTCGCCGGAGTCGGGCAGCACCAGATGTGGGCGGCCCAATTCATCTCCTACGAGAAGCCGCGCACCTGGCTCAACTCCGGCGGCCTGGGCACCATGGGGTTCGCCATTCCGGCCGCCATGGGCGCCAAGATGGCCCGCCCGGACGCGGAGGTGTGGGCGATCGACGGCGACGGCTGTTTCCAGATGACCAACCAGGAATTGGCCACCTGCGCGATCGAGGGCGTGCCGATCAAGGTGGCGCTGATCAACAACGGCAACCTGGGCATGGTGCGCCAGTGGCAGACGCTGTTCTACGAAGAGCGGTACTCGCAAACGGATCTGGCCACGCACTCGCACCGCATCCCGGACTTCGTGAAGCTGGCCGAGGCGTTGGGCTGCGTCGGGTTGCGTTGCGAGCGTGAGGAAGACGTGGCAGATGTCATCGCCCAGGCCCGGGCGATCAACGACCGCCCGGTGGTGATCGACTTCATCGTCGGCGCGGACGCGCAGGTGTGGCCGATGGTGGCCGCCGGCACCAGCAACGACGAGATTCAGGCGGCCCGCGGGATCCGCCCGCTGTTCGACGACGAGAGTGAAGGGCACGCCTGA
- the ilvN gene encoding acetolactate synthase small subunit produces the protein MSPQTHTLSVLVEDKPGVLARVAALFSRRGFNIESLAVGATEQKDMSRMTIVVSAEETPLEQITKQLNKLINVIKIVELDDDNSVSRELAMIKVRADAGTRSQVIEAVNLFRAKVIDVSTEALTIEATGDRGKIEALLRILEPFGIREIVQSGVVSLSRGPRGIGTAK, from the coding sequence ATGAGTCCGCAAACCCACACGCTCTCGGTGCTGGTCGAGGACAAACCCGGTGTGCTCGCCCGGGTGGCGGCGCTGTTCTCGCGACGCGGGTTCAACATCGAGTCGCTGGCGGTCGGCGCGACCGAGCAGAAGGACATGTCGCGGATGACGATCGTGGTCTCCGCCGAGGAGACCCCGCTCGAACAGATCACCAAGCAGCTCAACAAGCTGATCAACGTCATCAAGATTGTCGAGCTGGACGACGACAACTCGGTGTCGCGGGAATTGGCGATGATCAAGGTGCGCGCCGACGCCGGGACCCGCAGTCAGGTGATCGAAGCGGTGAATCTGTTCCGCGCCAAGGTGATTGACGTTTCAACGGAGGCGCTGACGATCGAGGCGACGGGCGACCGCGGCAAGATCGAGGCGCTGCTGCGGATCCTGGAACCATTCGGTATCCGTGAAATCGTCCAATCCGGAGTGGTGTCGTTGTCTCGCGGTCCGCGCGGAATCGGCACGGCCAAGTAA
- a CDS encoding phytoene desaturase family protein yields MDVTIVGSGPNGLTAAVICARAGLKVQVVEAQPTFGGGARTAADPDSAGVLHDICSAVHPLALASPFFAEFDLPARGVQLAVPEISYANPLPGRPAAIAYRDLDRTCAELERGASFRRLLGPLVERSDDVVALLLGDKRSVPNSVPSALRLGLRMLAQGTPAWGSLAGEDARALFTGVAAHIISRMPSLTAAGAGMMLATLAHSVGWPIPVGGSQAITDALIADLRAHGGELMAGTEVTEPPGGVVAFDTAPTALLRIYGDSLPGRYAKALRRYTFGPGVAKVDFVLSDEIPWADPRLRQAPTLHLGGTRAQMARAEADIAVGRHAQWPMVLAASPHVADPTRIDAAGRRPFWSYAHVPSGSTVDPTEAVTAVVERFAPGFRDVVVVARAVPAARLADHNANYVGGDIGMGGNSAWRAIAGPTPRLNPWCTPIPKVYLCSAATPPGGGVHGMAGYYAARTLLRREFGLGVPKLAP; encoded by the coding sequence GTGGACGTCACCATCGTCGGCAGCGGACCCAACGGGTTGACCGCCGCCGTAATCTGCGCCCGGGCCGGCCTGAAAGTGCAGGTCGTCGAAGCTCAACCGACGTTTGGCGGGGGTGCGCGCACCGCGGCCGACCCGGATTCTGCGGGAGTCTTGCACGACATCTGCTCGGCGGTGCACCCCTTGGCGTTGGCCTCGCCGTTCTTCGCCGAATTCGATCTGCCCGCGCGCGGTGTGCAGTTGGCGGTGCCCGAGATCTCGTATGCCAACCCGCTGCCGGGGCGCCCGGCCGCCATCGCGTACCGCGACCTGGACCGCACCTGTGCCGAATTGGAGCGGGGCGCCTCCTTCCGACGGCTGCTCGGGCCGTTGGTCGAGCGCTCCGACGACGTGGTGGCCCTGCTGCTGGGCGACAAACGGTCGGTGCCGAACTCGGTGCCGTCGGCGCTGCGGCTCGGGCTGCGGATGCTGGCCCAGGGCACCCCCGCGTGGGGGTCGCTGGCCGGCGAAGACGCCCGCGCCCTGTTCACCGGCGTTGCCGCCCATATCATTTCGCGGATGCCGTCGTTGACGGCGGCCGGTGCCGGGATGATGCTGGCCACCCTCGCCCATTCGGTGGGCTGGCCGATTCCGGTGGGCGGCAGCCAGGCGATCACCGACGCGCTGATCGCCGACCTGCGCGCGCACGGCGGCGAGCTGATGGCGGGCACGGAGGTCACCGAGCCGCCGGGCGGAGTCGTGGCCTTCGACACGGCGCCGACCGCGCTGCTGCGGATCTACGGCGACTCCCTCCCGGGCCGTTACGCCAAAGCGTTGCGGCGCTACACGTTTGGCCCAGGCGTCGCCAAGGTGGACTTTGTTTTGAGCGACGAGATCCCATGGGCGGATCCTCGGCTGCGGCAGGCCCCCACCCTGCATCTCGGCGGCACCCGAGCGCAGATGGCCCGCGCCGAGGCCGACATCGCCGTTGGCCGGCACGCGCAGTGGCCGATGGTGCTGGCCGCTTCCCCGCACGTCGCCGATCCGACCCGCATCGACGCCGCCGGACGCCGCCCGTTCTGGAGCTATGCCCATGTGCCGTCGGGGTCGACCGTCGACCCGACGGAAGCCGTGACCGCGGTGGTCGAGCGGTTCGCGCCCGGCTTCCGCGACGTCGTGGTCGTGGCGCGCGCGGTGCCCGCCGCGCGGTTGGCCGACCACAACGCCAACTATGTGGGCGGCGACATCGGGATGGGCGGCAATTCGGCCTGGCGAGCGATCGCGGGCCCGACTCCGCGGCTAAACCCTTGGTGCACACCCATTCCCAAGGTGTACCTGTGTTCGGCGGCCACGCCCCCGGGCGGCGGCGTCCACGGCATGGCCGGCTACTACGCCGCGCGCACGCTATTGCGCCGCGAATTCGGGCTCGGCGTGCCTAAGCTGGCCCCGTGA
- the ilvC gene encoding ketol-acid reductoisomerase produces MFYDDDADLTIIQGRKVGVIGYGSQGHAHSLSLRDSGVQVKVGLKEGSKSRAKVSEQGLDVDTPAEVAKWADVIMLLAPDTAQADIFASDIEPNLKPGDALFFGHGLNIHFDLIKPPADVTIAMVAPKGPGHLVRRQFVDGKGVPCLIAVDQDPSGKGEALALSYAKAIGGTRAGVIKTTFKDETETDLFGEQAVLCGGTEELVKTGFDVMVEAGYPPEMAYFEVLHELKLIVDLMYEGGIARMNYSVSDTAEFGGYLSGPRVIDAGTKDRMREILRDIQNGDFVKKLVANVEGGNKQLEQLRKENAEHPIEVTGKKLRDLMSWVDRPITETA; encoded by the coding sequence ATGTTCTACGACGACGACGCGGACCTGACCATCATCCAGGGTCGCAAGGTCGGGGTCATCGGATACGGCAGCCAAGGGCACGCGCACTCGCTGAGCCTGCGCGACTCCGGCGTGCAGGTGAAGGTGGGCCTGAAGGAGGGATCGAAGTCCCGCGCCAAGGTTTCCGAGCAGGGCCTGGACGTCGACACCCCCGCCGAGGTCGCCAAGTGGGCCGACGTGATCATGCTGCTGGCGCCCGACACCGCGCAGGCCGACATCTTCGCCAGCGACATCGAGCCCAACCTGAAGCCCGGTGACGCTTTGTTTTTCGGTCACGGCCTCAACATCCACTTCGACCTGATCAAGCCGCCCGCCGACGTCACCATCGCGATGGTCGCCCCCAAGGGGCCCGGCCACCTGGTGCGCCGCCAGTTCGTCGACGGCAAGGGCGTGCCCTGCCTGATCGCGGTCGACCAGGACCCGTCCGGCAAGGGGGAGGCGCTGGCGCTGTCCTACGCCAAGGCCATCGGTGGCACCCGGGCCGGCGTCATCAAGACCACCTTCAAGGACGAGACCGAAACCGACCTCTTCGGTGAGCAGGCCGTCTTGTGCGGTGGCACAGAGGAATTGGTGAAGACCGGTTTCGACGTGATGGTCGAGGCGGGCTACCCGCCGGAGATGGCGTACTTCGAGGTGCTGCACGAGCTCAAGCTGATCGTGGATCTGATGTATGAGGGCGGGATCGCCCGGATGAACTACTCGGTGTCCGACACCGCGGAGTTCGGCGGCTACCTGTCCGGGCCGCGCGTCATCGACGCCGGCACCAAGGACCGCATGCGGGAGATCCTGCGCGACATCCAGAACGGCGACTTCGTCAAGAAGCTGGTCGCCAACGTCGAGGGCGGCAACAAGCAGCTCGAGCAGCTGCGCAAGGAGAACGCCGAGCACCCCATCGAGGTCACCGGCAAGAAGCTGCGCGACCTGATGAGCTGGGTCGATCGGCCGATCACCGAGACCGCTTAG
- a CDS encoding PH domain-containing protein, protein MIKVSPIAHLAVGFLVLGLLIPVMLFPPSAPLLIIPVVLSAMIIRLRTVADDGGVTVRTLLGSQTVRWDDIDGLRFHRGSWARARLKSGAEVRLPAVTFATLPELTAASSGRVPNLYQ, encoded by the coding sequence GTGATCAAGGTGTCCCCCATCGCGCACCTGGCCGTCGGATTCTTGGTCTTGGGATTGCTGATCCCGGTGATGCTGTTTCCGCCGTCGGCGCCGCTGCTGATCATTCCGGTGGTGCTGTCGGCGATGATCATCCGGTTGCGCACCGTCGCCGACGACGGCGGCGTCACCGTCCGGACGCTGCTGGGCAGCCAGACGGTGCGTTGGGACGACATCGACGGGCTGCGTTTTCACCGCGGTTCCTGGGCGCGGGCGCGCCTCAAGAGCGGCGCCGAGGTGCGATTGCCGGCGGTCACCTTTGCGACGCTGCCGGAGCTGACCGCGGCCAGCTCGGGGCGGGTTCCCAACCTCTATCAGTGA
- the wrbA gene encoding NAD(P)H:quinone oxidoreductase produces the protein MTKLAIIYYSATGHGTTMAQRVAAAAESAGADVRLRHVAETQDPASFAHNPAWTANYEATKDLPVATGDDIVWADAVIFGSPTRFGSPAAQLRAFLDSLGGLWAQGKLSDKVYAGFTSSNTMHGGQETTLLSLYITLMHFGGIIVPPGYTDPCKFVDGNPYGVSLVTTHDNITEFDEPTEKALEHLARRVVETAGRLAAS, from the coding sequence GTGACGAAACTCGCGATCATCTACTACTCGGCCACCGGTCACGGCACCACGATGGCGCAGCGCGTCGCCGCGGCGGCCGAGTCGGCGGGGGCCGACGTGCGCCTGCGCCATGTCGCCGAAACCCAGGATCCCGCCTCGTTCGCGCACAACCCGGCCTGGACGGCCAACTACGAGGCCACCAAGGACCTTCCGGTGGCGACCGGCGACGACATCGTGTGGGCCGACGCGGTGATCTTCGGCTCTCCGACGCGGTTCGGTTCTCCGGCAGCGCAATTGCGCGCGTTCCTCGACTCGCTGGGCGGGCTGTGGGCCCAGGGCAAGCTCTCCGACAAGGTGTATGCGGGCTTCACGTCGTCCAACACCATGCACGGCGGTCAGGAAACCACCCTGCTCTCGCTGTACATCACGCTGATGCATTTCGGCGGCATCATCGTGCCCCCGGGCTACACGGATCCGTGCAAGTTCGTCGATGGCAACCCGTATGGGGTCAGCCTGGTCACCACGCACGACAACATCACCGAATTCGACGAGCCCACCGAGAAGGCCCTCGAGCATCTGGCCCGCCGGGTGGTGGAGACGGCGGGCCGCCTCGCGGCGTCCTAA
- a CDS encoding MFS transporter — translation MQLTSTRRWLMLGTGLIATLSATVFINGIAFLIPALNDVRGIDLAEAALLSAMPSFGMVVTLIAWGYVLDIVGERIVLTAGLALTAAAALAAAAVPESMLTEGIALFAGGMAAASANTASGRLVTGWFPPQQRGLAMGIRQTAQPLGIALAALVLPELGERSISVALLFPAAVCAVSAVLCAIWVRDPERPDRSAADKTELASPYRGTTVLWRIHFASALLMVPQTVVLTFMLVWLMKNQHWSIATAGLLVSFSQLLSALGRIAVGRWSDHLGSRMRPIRIIAAAAAVVMILLAIADHAHSAIAVTLMVAASVITVLDNGLAFTAIPEVAGRFWSGRAMGAQNTTQRLTAAVGPPVFGEVIDATGYPLAFAVCALFPLLALPMVPSEARSRTAARD, via the coding sequence GTGCAGCTGACATCGACACGTCGATGGTTGATGCTGGGGACGGGACTGATCGCCACGTTGAGCGCGACGGTTTTCATCAACGGCATCGCCTTTCTGATCCCCGCCCTCAACGACGTACGCGGCATCGACCTGGCCGAAGCGGCGCTGCTCTCAGCGATGCCCAGCTTCGGCATGGTGGTCACGCTGATCGCCTGGGGCTACGTACTCGACATCGTCGGCGAGCGGATCGTGCTTACGGCGGGCCTGGCGCTGACCGCGGCGGCAGCCCTTGCCGCCGCGGCGGTGCCGGAGTCCATGCTGACCGAGGGGATCGCCCTGTTCGCCGGCGGCATGGCTGCGGCGAGCGCCAACACCGCCAGCGGCCGGCTGGTGACGGGCTGGTTTCCCCCGCAGCAGCGCGGCCTGGCGATGGGGATCCGTCAGACCGCGCAGCCGTTGGGAATCGCGTTGGCCGCCTTGGTACTTCCCGAGCTTGGTGAACGCAGCATCTCGGTAGCGCTGTTGTTCCCCGCGGCGGTGTGCGCGGTGTCCGCGGTGCTGTGCGCGATCTGGGTGCGCGATCCCGAACGTCCCGACCGGTCGGCCGCCGACAAAACGGAATTGGCCAGCCCGTACCGAGGCACCACGGTGCTGTGGCGCATTCACTTCGCGTCGGCGCTGCTCATGGTGCCCCAGACCGTGGTCCTGACGTTCATGCTGGTCTGGTTGATGAAAAACCAGCATTGGTCGATCGCGACCGCCGGTCTCCTGGTGAGCTTCTCGCAGCTGCTGAGCGCGCTGGGCCGCATCGCCGTCGGCAGATGGTCCGACCACCTGGGATCGCGCATGCGTCCGATCCGCATCATCGCGGCGGCGGCCGCCGTGGTGATGATCTTGCTGGCGATCGCCGATCATGCGCACTCGGCGATAGCGGTGACGCTGATGGTCGCCGCGTCGGTGATCACCGTGCTGGACAACGGATTGGCGTTCACCGCCATTCCGGAAGTGGCCGGGCGTTTCTGGAGCGGGCGCGCCATGGGCGCGCAAAACACCACCCAGCGGCTCACCGCGGCGGTCGGGCCGCCGGTATTCGGTGAGGTGATCGACGCGACCGGGTACCCGTTGGCCTTCGCGGTGTGCGCGCTGTTTCCGTTGCTGGCCTTGCCGATGGTGCCCTCGGAGGCGCGCTCGCGCACCGCCGCCCGAGACTAG
- the serA gene encoding phosphoglycerate dehydrogenase, protein MNLPVVLIADKLAESTVAALGDQVEVRWVDGPDREKLLAAVPEADALLVRSATTVDAEVLAAAPKLKIVARAGVGLDNVDVNAATERGVLVVNAPTSNIHSAAEHALALLLSAARQIPAADASLHEHTWKRSSFSGTEIFGKTVGVVGLGRIGQLVAQRLSAFGTHLIAYDPYVSPARAAQLGIELLTLDELLGRADFISVHLPKTPETAGLIGKDALAKTKPGVIIVNAARGGLVDEAALADAVRSGHVRAAGLDVFSKEPCTDSPLFELAQVVVTPHLGASTEEAQDRAGTDVAASVKLALAGEFVPDAVNVGGGVVNEEVAPWLDLVRKLGLLAASLSDGPPVSVSVQVRGELASEDVEVLKLSALRGLFSAVVEGPVTFVNAPALAEERGVTAEIGTASESPNHRSVVDVRAVAHDGTAVNVAGTLSGPQLVEKIVQINGRNFDLRARGINLVINYADQPGALGKIGTLLGSAGVNIQAAQLSEDAEGPGATILLRLDRDVPGDVRAEIGASVGANKLEVVDLS, encoded by the coding sequence GTGAATCTGCCTGTTGTACTCATTGCCGACAAGCTCGCTGAATCAACCGTCGCGGCCCTGGGCGACCAGGTCGAGGTGCGCTGGGTGGACGGGCCCGATCGGGAGAAGCTGCTGGCGGCCGTGCCGGAGGCCGACGCGCTGCTGGTGCGTTCGGCCACCACCGTCGACGCGGAGGTGCTGGCGGCGGCCCCCAAGCTGAAGATCGTCGCGCGCGCCGGGGTCGGCCTGGACAACGTCGACGTCAACGCCGCCACCGAGCGCGGTGTCCTGGTGGTCAACGCGCCGACGTCGAACATCCACAGCGCCGCCGAGCACGCGCTGGCGCTGCTGCTGTCCGCGGCCCGTCAGATCCCGGCCGCCGACGCCTCGCTGCACGAGCACACCTGGAAGCGATCGTCGTTCTCGGGCACCGAGATCTTCGGCAAGACGGTCGGCGTCGTCGGGCTGGGCAGGATCGGGCAGCTGGTTGCCCAGCGGCTCAGCGCCTTCGGCACCCACCTGATCGCCTATGACCCCTACGTGTCCCCGGCCCGCGCCGCGCAGCTGGGTATCGAGCTGTTGACGCTGGACGAATTGCTGGGCCGCGCCGACTTCATCTCGGTGCACCTGCCCAAGACGCCCGAAACGGCCGGACTGATCGGCAAGGACGCGCTGGCGAAAACCAAGCCCGGCGTCATCATCGTCAACGCCGCCCGTGGCGGCCTGGTCGACGAGGCGGCGCTGGCCGACGCGGTGCGCAGCGGCCACGTGCGCGCGGCCGGCCTCGACGTGTTCTCCAAGGAGCCGTGCACCGACAGCCCGCTCTTCGAGCTGGCGCAGGTGGTGGTCACACCCCATCTGGGGGCGTCCACCGAGGAGGCCCAGGACCGGGCCGGCACCGACGTCGCGGCGAGCGTGAAGCTCGCGCTGGCGGGGGAATTCGTTCCCGACGCCGTCAACGTCGGCGGCGGCGTGGTCAACGAGGAGGTGGCGCCGTGGCTGGATCTGGTGCGCAAGCTCGGCCTGCTGGCCGCCTCGCTGTCCGACGGCCCACCGGTGTCGGTGTCGGTGCAGGTGCGCGGGGAGCTCGCCTCCGAAGACGTTGAGGTGCTGAAGCTTTCGGCGCTGCGCGGGTTGTTCTCGGCCGTCGTCGAGGGGCCGGTGACGTTCGTCAACGCGCCGGCGCTGGCCGAGGAGCGCGGCGTCACCGCCGAAATCGGCACGGCGTCGGAAAGCCCGAACCACCGCAGCGTGGTCGACGTGCGCGCGGTCGCGCACGACGGCACCGCGGTCAACGTCGCCGGCACCCTGTCCGGGCCGCAGCTGGTGGAGAAGATCGTCCAGATCAACGGCCGCAACTTCGATCTGCGCGCCCGCGGCATCAACCTCGTGATCAACTACGCTGACCAGCCCGGCGCGCTGGGCAAGATCGGCACCCTGCTGGGCTCGGCCGGGGTCAATATCCAGGCCGCGCAACTCTCCGAGGACGCCGAGGGCCCGGGGGCGACGATCCTGTTGCGCCTGGACCGGGACGTGCCGGGCGACGTGCGGGCGGAAATCGGTGCGTCCGTCGGCGCCAACAAGCTTGAGGTGGTTGATCTTTCATGA
- a CDS encoding DoxX family protein: MTSQPNDADWQRPGESPEPTPGRPASARLVDPEDDLTPVGYPGDFNPSTGTTTVIPYGAAAAMAGSAGAGYNLLEQQEPLPYVQPHSAARHAAPDSTEIDDDEHDDRLHDVGRRGTQHLGLLVLRVGLGVVLAAHGLQKLFGWWGGSGVTGFRNSLSDVGYQHADILAYVSAGGELVAGVLLVLGLFTPLAAAGALAFLINGLLATVSARPHTHTFSFFLPEGHEYQITLIAMAAAVILCGPGRYGLDARRGWAHRPFIGSFVALLAGIAAGIGVWVALNGVNPIG, encoded by the coding sequence GTGACCAGTCAACCGAATGACGCAGATTGGCAGCGGCCCGGCGAATCCCCGGAGCCGACCCCGGGACGCCCCGCCTCGGCGCGCCTGGTCGACCCCGAAGATGATCTGACGCCAGTCGGCTACCCCGGCGACTTCAACCCGTCCACCGGGACCACCACCGTCATCCCCTACGGCGCCGCCGCGGCGATGGCCGGCTCCGCGGGCGCGGGTTACAACCTGCTCGAACAGCAGGAGCCGCTGCCGTACGTCCAGCCGCACTCGGCCGCCCGGCACGCCGCGCCGGACTCCACCGAGATCGACGACGACGAGCACGACGACCGGTTGCACGACGTCGGCCGGCGCGGAACCCAGCATCTGGGTTTGCTGGTGTTGCGGGTCGGGCTGGGCGTGGTGCTCGCCGCCCACGGGCTGCAGAAGCTGTTCGGCTGGTGGGGCGGCTCGGGCGTGACCGGCTTCAGGAACTCACTGTCCGACGTCGGCTACCAGCACGCCGACATCCTGGCCTACGTGAGCGCCGGCGGCGAGCTCGTGGCGGGCGTGCTGCTGGTGCTGGGCCTGTTCACGCCGCTGGCCGCGGCCGGCGCGCTGGCGTTCCTGATCAACGGCCTGCTGGCCACCGTCTCGGCGCGCCCACACACGCACACCTTCTCGTTCTTCCTGCCCGAAGGGCACGAATACCAGATCACGCTGATCGCCATGGCCGCGGCGGTCATCCTGTGCGGGCCCGGCCGCTACGGCCTCGACGCGCGCCGCGGCTGGGCCCATCGACCCTTCATCGGGTCCTTCGTCGCCCTGCTGGCCGGCATCGCCGCCGGTATCGGCGTGTGGGTGGCGCTCAACGGCGTGAACCCGATCGGCTGA